TATTTGTCTGCCATGGAGCAGATGGGCGCCGATACGGCTGCTGTAACTGGCTTTTTGAGCGCTATAAAGGCGGGTGTACCGGTAGATGAGGCGCTGGCGCAGCAGAAGGTGCTGCCTGGTGTCCAGGATTTTGTAAATCATACTTTCGAGGTAATAACCCGTCGGCCTGTTCATGTGCAGGCGGCCGTTTTCACCTTTGGGCGTGAAGATCTTATTCCGGGTATGTTTATCGGGATGGTAAAGGAGTTGTCGGAGCAATATCCTGGCATCAGTATTTTTCGTTATTACCTGGAGCGTCATATCGAGGTAGATGGTGATCATCATAGTCACCTGGCGATGGAGATGGTGAGTGAGTTATGCGGGGATGATGCTAAGAAATGGCAGGAGGCTGCGGATGCTTCGCTTAAGGCGCTTGCGTTCCGGAAGTTGTTATGGGATACGGTTTTGAGTGAGTTGGAAAAAAATAAAGCTGGTTAGATTTTGGTATTCAATAATTAATGCTATATTTGCAACCCGCAAGAGCGGAAAGGATGGT
The Filimonas effusa genome window above contains:
- a CDS encoding DUF3050 domain-containing protein, which produces MTSVSKTYPDFLQQIQEPLAGIREQLINHPLYARLKTVDDIRVFTAQHVYAVWDFMSLLKSLQGHLTCVNVPWVPTGNANTRYLINEIVLGEETDIDESGVRMSHFELYLSAMEQMGADTAAVTGFLSAIKAGVPVDEALAQQKVLPGVQDFVNHTFEVITRRPVHVQAAVFTFGREDLIPGMFIGMVKELSEQYPGISIFRYYLERHIEVDGDHHSHLAMEMVSELCGDDAKKWQEAADASLKALAFRKLLWDTVLSELEKNKAG